Genomic segment of Prochlorococcus marinus CUG1417:
TTGCTGAGACCTATAGATTTACCAGGTAACCATTCAACAGTCCCATGTTTACCAATATGGCAAATAGCATTTGCCTTAAAAACTTTTTCAATCCAAAAATATTGTGCTAAATATCTATGGGGAGGTGGAAGATCGGGAGAATGAATATCTCTATCGGTGAAGGCGTCATAACCTCGTTGAGGTTGAATCAATAATGTTATTTTTCCAAATCTAATACCATTGATTGAGAAGCCTTTATTATCTAGATCGATCGCATCAGATGGTTTACCCCAACGACTAACAATAATATTTTTGGGATCAATTTCTAAATAATTCCAATATTTTAAATATTCACTAAGTGGTAAGTAATCTAATGGTTTATTATTTTGAGATTCAATATCATTAGTTCTAGTTTTTATAAGCATTGTCATTAATTCCGAAGAATCTTGAGGATAATTACAAGATCCAAGGTCATAACCTTCTTCTTTTAACCAATTAAGAATATTTATTATTGAAGATGGTGTATTTAGACCAACGCCATTACCGATTCTTCCGTTCTTTACTGGATAATTACTTATTACTAAACAAATTCTTTTATCAAAATTATTAAGTTTCTGAAGTTTCACATAATTTGTTGCAAATTTTGAAATCCATTGAATACCTACTTGATCAGCTTTGTAACTAGTTATTTCACTATATAGTGTATTTTTCTTAGAAATTATTTCCTTAAATGCTGAAGGACAGGTAGTAATTCTTCCATCAAATTCAGGAATAATTATTTGCATTAATAAATCAGATGAATTCATTCCAATAGATGAATTTAACCACTTTTTTCTTGATCTATTAGAAGAAAGAAGCTGTAAAATTGGAATTTTAAGAGAAGTAAAAATATTTGTTGAATTTTCAATTAATTCATTATTTTTGATTTGAGATGAAGAAAATGAAGTTGTGGTAATTATTAGTTTAATATCTTCTTTTTTAAAAATTTCAATTAATTTTTTCTGGATAATATTATCTTTTAGTGTTGAAATAAAAAATGTTTTAGGAGATAATCCGCATTTTCTTAATTGCAAGTTAAGTTTTTCGTTTACTTCAATTTCATTAGCCAAAAAAAGTGATTTATAGGATATTATTCCTATCTTTTCGCCACTTTCATTTTTCCAATCGTGTAAATAGGGATCTGCATAAAAAGTAATATTCAAAAAATCATCAGGAATTAATTTTTCATCTAAAACTAAATAATTTAAACAATTAAGAAACTTTCTATAATTATCCAGTCCTCCAGATCTTAGTAATCTAGAAATATTTAATGCAATATTTTTATCTATACTACTTATTTCACATAAGGAAATTTCCTGGTCAATGGTGCCTGAAAGGATTACTAACTTCCTTTTTTTATTAACTGCTTGCCAATTTAAAAGTTGTTCTATTCCATAGTTCCATGTACCTTTATCTCCAAATATTCTAAGTACGACTACTTTTGCATAATTTATTGTTTTTAATAAATAATTATCTATTTGAGCAGAGGAATTTAAATTAGAAATTTCTAAAGCTCTTATATTATTTTTTAATGAAGCAAAATCTTTTTCTAACAACAAGTTTGATATAAGATTTAAATCAGTCTTGACACTTGTTATAAAAATAAAATCTGCAGCTGGTTGCTCAATTAAATCATCCTTATTCTTTTCATTTCCTGCTATATTTAATATCCTGTGCATTTTTATATATAAATAAGGTTTAGAATAAGTAAGTAGGATAAAACAAGTTTACCTTAATTAAATAAATTAAATATGCATGAATTTCTTCCATACGCCTGGTTCGAAGGTAAATGTATTCCATTTAAAGAAGCAAAAATATCAATAGCTACTCATGCACTTCATTACGGTACTGCTGCATTTGGAGGAATGCGAGCAATACCTAACCCAACAAACAAAGATGAATTCCTTTTGTTTAGAACTGATAAACATATAAAAAGATTATCTCAAAGTGCAAAATTACTCTTAACTGAAATTTCTGAAGAATATATTTTTAAAGCTTTAGAAGAAGTTATAAAAAGAAACAAGCCAGAAAAACCTATTTACATAAGACCATTTGTATATACAAGCGATTTAGGTATAGCGCCAAGGTTACACAATATTGAAACAAATTTCTTTATTTATTGTATTGAACTAGGAGATTATCTATCCCCAGATGGTGTTTCATGTAGAATGAGTAGTTGGACAAGGCAAGAAGATAGATCTCTCCCCTTAAGAGGAAAAATAAGTGGAGCATATATTACTAGTTCATTAGCCAAAACAGAAGCTAGTTTATCGGGTTTTGATGAAGCCCTGCTATTAAATTCAAGTGGTAAGGTAAGCGAAGCTAGTGGTATGAATTTATTTATTGTAAGGAATGGAGACTTAATCACTCCTGGTGTTGATCAAGATATCCTTGAGGGTATTACTAGAGCTAGTGTAATTGAATTAGCTAAATCATTTGGAATAAATGTAATTGAGAGGCCTGTTGATAAAACAGAATTATTAATAGCCGATGAAGTTTTTTTAACTGGTACAGCAGCAAAAATTACACCAGTTAAAAAAATTGAATCAACTGAATTAAATGTTGAAAGACCAATAATGAATAAATTAAAAAGTAAGCTTATAGAAATAACAGAAGGTCGTTCTCAAGACTATGATAATTGGGTAACAAGAATTTCACTAAAATAAATTATTTTTCACCTAAAATGGAATCTTTCAGAACCTATTTAAATAGAGATGAAAAACCATTAATTATTTTTGACGGAGGTACTGGAACATCATTTCAGAACTTAAATCTTACTTCAGATGACTTTGGAGGAAAAGAATTAGAAGGTTGTAATGAAAACCTTGTATTATCATCACCAAAAGTAGTTGAAAGAGTTCATGATTCATTCCTAGAAGCTGGTTGTCATGTTATAGAAACTAATACCTTTGGAGCCTCATCCATAGTTCTTGATGAATATGATATTGCGGATAAGGCATATGACATAAATAAAAATGCTGCATTAATAGCAAAAAACGCTGCGTCCAAATATACATCAGTTGATAAACCAAGGTTTGTTGCTGGTTCAATTGGACCAACCACTAAATTACCGACATTAGGACATATAGATTTTGATGAATTAAAGCAGTCATATAAAGAACAAATATATGGTCTTATAGATGGAGGAGTTGATCTTCTATTAATTGAAACTTGTCAAGATGTATTGCAAATAAAATCTGCCTTATCAGCATCAAAAGAAGTACTTGATAGTAAAAATATAGATTTACCCATA
This window contains:
- a CDS encoding branched-chain amino acid transaminase, yielding MHEFLPYAWFEGKCIPFKEAKISIATHALHYGTAAFGGMRAIPNPTNKDEFLLFRTDKHIKRLSQSAKLLLTEISEEYIFKALEEVIKRNKPEKPIYIRPFVYTSDLGIAPRLHNIETNFFIYCIELGDYLSPDGVSCRMSSWTRQEDRSLPLRGKISGAYITSSLAKTEASLSGFDEALLLNSSGKVSEASGMNLFIVRNGDLITPGVDQDILEGITRASVIELAKSFGINVIERPVDKTELLIADEVFLTGTAAKITPVKKIESTELNVERPIMNKLKSKLIEITEGRSQDYDNWVTRISLK